The genomic stretch GAGTGCCGACGCACCCGCCATCCGCAACCCGGGCCGCAGCGGCGTGCCGGCTGAGGGGGGGCGAGGAAATTACCCCGGTTCGGGTCTCGGCTCAAGAAACTTTGGCGGCAGTCGCCGGTGCGCTCCACCCGAACTCCACCGGGTCGAGCACCGACGGGTGATGGGCGCGCATGTATGCTTCTACCGTACGCTGCACTTCGGCAGCGGTTCCCAGGGTCAGAATCCGGTCGGCCAGGGCGCGGGCTTCGGAGAGCGCGGCGTGGTGAATGAGGCGCTTGATCCGCGGGATGGAGAGGGTGTGCATGGAGAGCTCGTCCACCCCGAGCCCCAGGAGCACCAGGGTGTGGAGCTCCTCGCCCCCCATCTCGCCGCACACCGCCACGGAGATGCCCTGGGCGTGGGCGGCATCCGCCACTCTCCGGATGAGCCGCAGCACCGCCGGGTGCAGCGGTTCATAGAGGTACGCCACGTGCTCGTTGCCCCGGTCGATGGCGAGGGAGTATTGGATGAGGTCGTTGGTGCCGATGGAGAAGAAGTCCACGTGGGGGGCCAGGAGATCCGCGGTCAGGGCGGCAGCGGGGACTTCGATCATCACTCCCACGGGCATCGCCTCGTCGAAGGGCACCCCTTCCCGGCGCAGCTCCCCGCGCGCTTCCTCCAAGATGGCCAGGGTCTGCTGGAGCTCGCCGAGCCCCGAGACCATGGGAAACATGAGCCGCACGTTGCCCGCCGCGCTGGCCCGCAGGATGCCCCTGAGCTGGGTCTTGAAGAGCTGGGGTTCCCTGAGGCACAACCGGATCGAGCGCAACCCCAGGGAAGGGTTGATCTCGTCCTGGGTCGGCACGGAGTGCACGAGCTTGTCCCCCCCGATGTCCAGCGTCCGGATCGTCACGGAAAACGGGTGCGCCGCCTCGGCCATGTGCCGGTAGGCAATCGTGTGCTCCTCCTCGGTGGGCGGATGGTCCCGATTCATATACAGGAACTCGGTGCGGTACAAGCCGATTCCCTCGGCACCGTAACGCTCCAGGCTCGCCGCCTCCTCCTGGAGCTCGATGTTGGCTCCGATGCGAACCTTGTGCCCGTCGCGGGTGACCGCGGGCAACGCCGCAAAGGATTCCAGCTCCCGGCGGAAGGCCCGATAGCGGGTGCGGCGGCGCCGAAACTCCTTGAGCTGGTCCTCGGTGGGGTTGAGGACCACGACCCCGGAGAGGCCGTCGATCGCCACCGTGTCGCCGCCGTTGGCCCGGTCGGTGACCGACTCGAGCCCCACCACGGCGGGGATGTTGAGGCTGCGCGCCAGGATGGCCGTGTGGGAAGTGCGCCCTCCCAGGTCGGTGACGAACCCCTTGACCCGCGCCACGTCCATCTGGGCCGTGTCCATGGGGGAGAGGTCGTGGGCCACCACCACGACGTCGCCCCGGATGTCGGCGATGCTCTCGTGGCGGCGCCCGGCCAGATTGCGCAGGATCCGATCCCCCAGGTGCTCCACGTCGGTGCGCCGGTCCCGAAAGTACTCGTCCTCCATGGCGTCGAAGGAGGCCTTGATGCGCTCCAGCACCGACCAGAACGCCCAGTCGGCGCTGTAGAGCTTTTCCCGGACGTGCCGCTCGGTCTCCTGGACGATCATCCGATCGTCGAGCATGAGGAGGTTGACGTCCACCAGGTAGCCGTGCTCTCCCAGGTGGCTCTCTCGGTAATGCTCCCGGAGCGCCTCGAGCTGCTCCCGGGTCTGGGCCAGGGCGCGGCGAAAGCGGCGCAGCTCGGCCTCGACCTCGGCGGGATCGACGATCCTCTCGGGCGGGCGGACCTTTCGGCGATCGAGCAGATAGGCCTTCCCGATCACGATCCCGGG from Thermodesulfobacteriota bacterium encodes the following:
- the ptsP gene encoding phosphoenolpyruvate--protein phosphotransferase → MQVFREHHDLRGIPVSPGIVIGKAYLLDRRKVRPPERIVDPAEVEAELRRFRRALAQTREQLEALREHYRESHLGEHGYLVDVNLLMLDDRMIVQETERHVREKLYSADWAFWSVLERIKASFDAMEDEYFRDRRTDVEHLGDRILRNLAGRRHESIADIRGDVVVVAHDLSPMDTAQMDVARVKGFVTDLGGRTSHTAILARSLNIPAVVGLESVTDRANGGDTVAIDGLSGVVVLNPTEDQLKEFRRRRTRYRAFRRELESFAALPAVTRDGHKVRIGANIELQEEAASLERYGAEGIGLYRTEFLYMNRDHPPTEEEHTIAYRHMAEAAHPFSVTIRTLDIGGDKLVHSVPTQDEINPSLGLRSIRLCLREPQLFKTQLRGILRASAAGNVRLMFPMVSGLGELQQTLAILEEARGELRREGVPFDEAMPVGVMIEVPAAALTADLLAPHVDFFSIGTNDLIQYSLAIDRGNEHVAYLYEPLHPAVLRLIRRVADAAHAQGISVAVCGEMGGEELHTLVLLGLGVDELSMHTLSIPRIKRLIHHAALSEARALADRILTLGTAAEVQRTVEAYMRAHHPSVLDPVEFGWSAPATAAKVS